Proteins from one Candidatus Bathyarchaeota archaeon genomic window:
- a CDS encoding 50S ribosomal protein L4 → MRVLGLDGKVAGRVKAPDVFDMEIRSDVIRRVVIALQTHRLQRKGTDVLAGKRRVVEYLGVGLELSRVPRLKGTTRAAFVPFAVGGRPTHPPKVEKDIYKRVNKKEKLLALKSAIAATSSKEYVEARGHRVEGVKYLPLVVVDEVQSLKKTKDVVGLFKNLGVWEDVLRVKKRIGKIRAGKGKMRGRKYKGGKGPLIVVAKDDGIGLSARNLPGVDVVELRNLNVELLAPGGHPGRLTIWDRSSIVALRSMFREGGL, encoded by the coding sequence TTGAGGGTCTTAGGCTTAGATGGTAAAGTAGCAGGTAGGGTCAAGGCTCCTGACGTCTTTGACATGGAGATACGTTCCGATGTGATACGTAGAGTGGTCATAGCTCTTCAGACTCATAGGCTTCAGAGAAAGGGTACCGACGTTTTAGCGGGTAAACGTAGGGTGGTCGAGTACCTAGGCGTAGGCTTAGAGTTGTCGAGGGTTCCGAGGCTTAAGGGTACGACCAGGGCGGCTTTCGTGCCCTTCGCCGTCGGCGGTAGACCCACCCACCCGCCTAAGGTGGAGAAAGACATCTACAAGAGGGTTAACAAGAAAGAGAAGCTTCTTGCCTTGAAGTCTGCCATAGCAGCTACCTCCTCTAAAGAATATGTCGAGGCTAGAGGTCATAGGGTCGAGGGAGTGAAGTATCTACCGCTTGTCGTCGTCGACGAGGTTCAGTCTCTTAAGAAGACTAAAGATGTTGTGGGGCTCTTCAAGAACCTAGGTGTCTGGGAGGATGTTCTAAGGGTTAAAAAGCGCATAGGCAAGATAAGAGCCGGTAAGGGTAAGATGCGGGGTAGAAAGTATAAAGGCGGTAAGGGCCCGCTCATAGTCGTAGCTAAGGATGACGGCATAGGTTTATCGGCTAGAAACCTGCCTGGTGTAGACGTGGTCGAGCTTAGAAACCTCAACGTCGAACTTCTGGCTCCTGGCGGTCATCCGGGTAGGCTTACGATATGGGATAGGTCGAGCATAGTGGCCCTTAGGTCTATGTTTAGGGAGGGTGGTTTATGA